The window TGCCCAGCTTCAGGCTATAGCCCCAGCTTTTCTTGAACTGACTACGGGTGTTGGCCTCGACGAGCTTCATCCCCTGCCGATAGGCGTTGATAAGTCCCTGCACAACCACGGGCTTCAATCCCGCCACGTCGACACCTTCTTCGATACGGATGCCGACACGGCGCAGCAGCGCCGGCAGGCCAAGTTCATGCGGCGCCGGCGGAAATTCCTTTAGTGCGGCAAACAGATTCTGGAAGAAGTCGATTGCAGCGTCGTCACCGCCCACCCATTGATCGACACAGGCTGGCCGGCGGCTGCCCGGATGGTCGGTAATGGCAAATCCCGACTGAAAGGAGCGCGCGGCATCCAGGTCATGCTGTCCGTTGACCAGTACCCGCCCCAGCAGCCAGACCAGTGTGGTCGGGCAGCGCACGTCGTTAGCGTCATCGCTGCCGGTGGAATATTCCGGTCCGAGCAGACGATACGTGCCGCCCGTTGCCGGCACGTTGCGAATGCCGAGATTAATGAAGTTGTCCGTGAAGGCGTCCAGCAGTTCCACCACGAAGTAGCGGTCGGGATCTGGCCGGGCAGGAATGGCAAGCGTTACCGGACCATCGGCAAGATTGATCCAGCCGCAGAAATACAGCAAATCATTGGCCGGCGTGACGATGTCACGATCCTCGTGCGTCCATTGCCGCTGGCTGGCCGACAAGGCATTGATCGGTGCGCGTCCATATCCGGTGACTTCGGCGACTGATGTCTGCAGCCGGCAGGTCCTGATCGATTCGGTTAACGGATAGCCGTAAATGACGAGTGGAATGGCGGCGGACGCGACATAGGCTTCCAGTGCCGAGGTGTACACCGGTGTGTCGTACACCGGCGTGGCGGGATGGTTCATGCTTGTCTCCTGAGTTATGCAAAAGTCTTTACCAAGGGCCAACGCTTCTGGCGGCGTCGTACCCGTCTTGCGATCGTCTCGCGCCCAGGGTATTGCCCTGACTGCGGGTTTTTCTACTTCCTCTAATCTGACAAACCAACCGCGCGTTCGATGGAGCGTGTCATCTCCATCAACAGCGGAGCAACGCGCTTCTCCAGCATGCCTCGCTTGACCTGGCTGCCTGGCATGGCGCAATTGAAGAGTAGCGGGCGGTTCAGGTGAACGATCTTCGAGTACACGCCCACGCCATGGACGCCCAGGCCTGCATCGCCTTCATTGACCGCAAAGCCGCGTTTGGGGTAGTTCGCGATGTTGGCGCGCACCGCATCGATATGGGCGTGATATTCGTCAGGACGGTCCTGCTCGGCATCGGCGAGAATCCGCGCCAGATTGCTCTTCGAGAGAGTGGCCAGATAGGCTCGGCCCATTGCGGTTGTCAGCACGGAGCGCGTCGCGCCGGCACCCGGCTTGGCCGGTGTTCCTTCCTTGTGCACGCAGGATTCAAGATAAGTGACTTCGAGGTGATGGGCCACACCCATCGACACGGCGCCTTCGATCGTATCCGCCACCTTCTGCATCATAGGATGCGCAATATGGCGAACCTGCAAGCCAAGGAGATACGGATAGCCCAGCGCCAAAACCTGTGCTCCAACAAAATACTTGTCAAGGTTGGGATCCCAGTCCAGATAGCCCAGCTGGTAGAGGGTGCGACACAGGCGCGATACCGTTGCGCGCGGTAACTGCAGCCTTTCAACCAGTTCGCTGTTTCCCATTGGCCTCGGTTCATTCACGAAGCAGCGAAGTAGCGCAAACCCTTTTGCGAGCAAGCCGCCGAAGGATGGGTCTACTTCGCGGCGTTCAGCAATATAAAGTTCGACTGGCTTGTTCATAGGATCCCCGTCAGTTGGATGTAGTCTGGTTGACGGAGGAAGAGATTGTCAATAAATGAGATTGATTCCCACATATTGGGAATAGAGACAGTCCTTGCCCTTATGGCTATAGGGAAATCTTTATTGCAAACGGGAACATACCGCGTCATATATCTCGGTTCTTTGCGACATAAAGTTCATGTCAATGAATCGTTAAAGCCAAAACACTGGCACAGCGATAGCCGGCTCTTTAATTGAATGCCGTTCAAGATATCGAAACACTGCTTGTGGCACGTATTTCGTTCAAGGAGACTGCTTCCGTTCACATTGCATTCATTTAACACGGAGCAGGCATGACACACTCCCAGCCGTACACACCCGCTGCATCAGGTCCTTTGTCCGGTATTCGGATTCTCGATATGGCCACCGTTCTTGCTGCTCCATTCAGTGCGACCCTGTGTGGCGACATGGGAGCGGAGGTGATCAAGCTTGAACTGCCGGATGGCAGTGACTCTTTGCGCACTCTCGCGCCGGTCGATCTGTTCTGGAAGGTGACCAATCGCGGTAAAAAAGGTATTACCCTCGACGTGCGCAAGCCGGAAGGAAAAGCGCTGTTTTTAAAGCTGGTTGCTACCGTCGACGTGCTTGTTGAAAACTTTCGTACCGGCACCCTGGATAAGTGGGGGCTCGACATTGCCACGCTCCATGCCGCCAACCCGAAGCTGATCGTCTTGCGGCTCACCGGCTTTGGTCAGACCGGACCCTATGCAGCGCGTCCCGGATTTGCGCGTATCTTTGAAGCGATGAGTGGTTTTGCCAACTTGACGGGCGATATGCAGAGTGGACCGCAGCACATGAATTATCCACTGGGCGATGTCGTCTCCGGATTGTTCGGGGCCTTTTCGATCGCCAGCGCGATTGCGCAACGGGCACTGCATCCGCAACAGCACGGCGTGGAAATCGACTTGTCGGCGACCGAAGCGATGCTGCGTCTGCTGGACCCGCTCGCGGCAGAATATGAAAGCGAGGGTGTGTCCCGTCAGCGCGCCGGCAACCGTGCAACCTATACCGCGCCATCGAACATGTACCGTACAGGCGATGGCGCTTACATCACGGTGGTCGGTTCAACGGCCATCATCTTCAGGCGGCTGTGCAATGCAATGCAAAGACCAGAACTCGCCGACGACGAGCGCTTCTGTTCCAACCCGGCGCGCATGAAGCATGTTGACGAGCTTGACGGAATCATCGCGCAGTGGTGTCTCGCCCATAGCTATGCGGCGATTGCCAATGCATTGGAGGAGCATGGTGTGCCTTTCAGCAAGATCTATTCGATTGCCGATGTTGTCGCCGATCCGCATTACCAGTCGCGGCAAGCGTTGATCCGCCTACCTGACCCCGAGCACGGATCGTTGCCGGCGCCATGTATCGTGCCACGCATGACAGGCTTCGAACCCGCACCGCCGCGCACCGGCCCTGCCCTCGGGGAGCATAATGAGGAAATCCTGTCATCGCTGGGAGTGCCGGGAAATGAAATTGATCGCCTGCGCAGCGCAGGTGTAATCTGATCGGCGGTCTGGCTGATAGGGCGATTGCAGTCATGCTGGAACACCGGTCGCAGGATGGTCGCAATGAACGATAACAAGCCCGATAATAAGCCCGACAGCGAAGCAGAAGAAAAGGACCCGCAATTCGCGACGACTCTGGCGCGCGGCATCGATATCCTGCTGAGCTATCGCGTAGGAGAATCGCTCCTCGGCAATCGGGAATTCGTGCAGCGCACCGGACTGTCAAAGACCACCGTGGCACGGCTAACCCATACGCTTACTTGTCTCGGCTATTTGCGCCACGATGCCAAACTGGAAAAATACCGGCTCGGTCCTGCGGTCCTCTCCATGGGCTATCCACTTTTGGCAAACATGCAGATCCGGCAGATAGCCCGGCCACTGATGCGGGAGATGTCGGTACAGACCGGCGGGGCAGTATCGCTCGGCATTCGCGACCGCACCCATATGATCTACGTCGAAACCTCGCGTTCGACCGACAGGCTGGTAATGACGCCGGATATAGGAGCGCCGATACCCATCCTCACCACGGCCATGGGCCGTGCCTGGCTGTGCAGGGCACCCGCTGATGAACGGGAATCCGTGCTCAACCAAATCCGCGTCAAGGACCCGGAGCATTATCAACGCTTTTATCAGGGCGCGATGCAGGCAATGCGTTCATATGAACAGCGCCACTACTGCGCCAACCGCGGGGAATGGAGCAGCGATGTGTATGGCTTCGCAGTACCGCTGTCACGGCGGCTCGACTCCAATTTGTTCGTATTCAACTGTGGCATACCTGCGGTCAATGGCCCCTATGCAGCGATCGAACGCGAGGTAGCGCCCAAACTGGTGTCACTCGTGCGCAGTATCGAGGTGATGCTCGGTTTTACCTAGAGCGGATTGCATATCGGTGTGAGGGTAGCGAAGCGGTCTGCCGCGTTGCCTGGGGATGAGTGCAAGGCGCCAAGCGGAGGCAGGGCGGCCCGCGTAAGGGTGGTTCCCTGTCGAGCATTGGCAACGCCGCAATCGCCACAGGCAACACGGCAGAACCCATACACTGATACGCGATCCGCTCTAACATCAAAGGTGGCGCGGAAACACGGCCGCATCCACTTGCTTCACCATGTCAATCAAGCGCTTCCCCAGCTTGTCTTCGATTGTCTTGCTTTTAAGGCGACTGGTCAGGACGCCGCAATTGAATACCAGGATCTCCCCATCCACCGGGGTATGCATCGGCACCGCGATCGCATGGACGTCTTGCTGCCATTCGCCGTGCGATACGCAGTATCCTTTCTCCGCGAGATCCTTGCGTGCACGCTCGACGATCTGCACATTGCGTGTGTGTTCCGCAGGACGCTGCGCCCGGATCTCTGCCAGCACTCTTTCGCAGTCGATCGCGACTGCCTGTGCCAGCCAGGCTCGTCCTATCGCGCTATCCATGATCGGCAACGACGCGCCGATGTCCGGACGGAACGCCGCCGCCTCGTGTCCGCGGCTGGTTTCGATGTACACCATGTTGATCCTGTCCCGGATACCGAGTGACACCGAGCCATTTGCATAATCCGCCAGTTCTTTCATTAACGGCCTTGCGATTTGCCTCACCCGAAGACTGGCCAATAAAGGATATCCCAACGACAGGGCGGTCGGGCCCAGTTGATAGCGGCGAAGGTGTGCATCGTAAGTCAGCAAGCCGCGTGCGAGCAGCGTGTAGGTCAAGCGGGATATCGTGGCCTTTGACAGACCGGTGCGCTCAGCCAGTTCCTTGTTGCTGAGCATGGGTGAACCAACACGAAAACACTGGAGCAAGCCAAGGCCATGGGCCAGGGTGGTCGCGAAACTCGGATCGGGATGATGAGCGGTGGTACGCATGAGTGGCGCAATGTTAGACAGGATCATGACATCAATCTTACCCGTCATCGTCGAACAAAATACGGGCTGATGTTCAAGATATCGAAACATTGGTTTCGCATTGACGATGTTCTGGCTAGTCTGGCTTCTGACAGAGATCGGTACATTCAGGCAGCAACACAATACATCCCAAACAATGGAGCGACATACATGATCCGGGACCCAGAAGGTTTCAATATTTTTCTTGGCGACTTGCGCCGTTTCGTGAAGGAACGCTTGGTCCCGCATGAAAAGACCGTCATGGAAAGGGATGAGGTGCCAACCGAGATCGTCCGCGACATGGCGGCGCAGGGCATGTTCGGCTATTCGATCCCCGAGCAATATGGCGGTGCCGGCATGACCACCGAGGAACTCGTGCTCGCCGCAATGGAGCTGTCGCAGTGTTCGGTCGCCTTCCGTGCACGCGTTGGCACCAATACCGGGATCGGTTCCGAAGCCCTTGTGGCAGATGGTACCCAAGAGCAAAAGAAAAAGTACCTGCCTGGCCTTGCCAGTGGTGAAATTACCGGTTGCTTCGCCCTGACCGAACCCGATGCCGGATCGGAAGCCACCGCACTCAAGTCGACGGCACGCCGCGAAGGCGATGTCTACATTCTTAACGGCACTAAATGTTTCATTACCAATGCGCCGATCGCCGGCGTGTTCACCGTGATGGCGCGTACGAACCCCGCGGAACCCGGCGCGGCTGGTATTTCCGCCTTTATCGTCGAAAGGGATACGCCTGGTCTCTCGACCGGTGCGCCGTATCGCAAGATGGGCCAGGAGGGCTCGCCTGTATCGGAAGTGCATTTCAACGATTGCCGTGTCCCCGCCGCCAATCTGATCGGTGGCGAGGAAGGCGTAGGATTCCGTACTGCGATGAAAGTCCTGAACAAGCAACGCATTCATCTTGCGGCGCTCTGTACGGGGCCGGCAATCCGGATGCTGGACGAAGCGATCCGCTTCGTCATGGAACGCCGTCAGTTCGGCCAGCAACTGGCCGATTTCCAGCTCATCCAGGCGATGATCGCCGATTGCCAGACTGAAATCCATGCCGCCCGTGCGCTGATCCTGGAAACCGCCCGGCAGCGCGACCGGGGAGAAGACGTGTCGCTGTCGGCTTCGATATGCAAATACTTCGCTTCGGAAATGTGCGGTCGCGTGGCGGACCGCTGCGTACAGATGTTTGGCGGCTACGGCTACATCGCGGACTATGGCATTGAACACTTTTACCGCGACGTGCGGCTGTTCCGTTTGTACGAGGGCACCAGCCAGATCCATCAGCTCAACATCGCCAAACGTACGCTGGCAACGCACGGATACCGGGAAGGAAAATGAAAACATTTCACCAGTCAGGCCGCATCAAAGCAATGCGGAAATGAGAAGCAAGCCATCAAGGATAAGGAGACATCATGCTGAAGACATTACTCACTACTGTGGTTGCCGCAGTCGCCATCGCCCAGCCGGCAATGGCCGAACCAGGCTATCCCGCCAAGCCGATCAGGATGATCGTGCCATTCGCACCGGGTGGTTCGACCGATGTGGTAGCGCGCATTCTGAGCGCTGAACTCAAGAATGAGCTCGGGCAGCCGATTATCGTCGAAAACAAGCCTGGTGCGGGGGGCAACATCGGCGATGCCGCGGCCAAGTCGGCGCCCGACGGCTATACCATCCTGATGGCGGCGGCCGGTCCCACCGTGATCAATCCCAGTCTGTACAGCAAGATGTCCTACGATCCGGTCAAGGACCTCGCACCGGTGACCATGCTCGTGCGCGAACATAATCTGATGGCAATCAATCCTTCGATTCCCGCAAAGACACTGCAGGAATTCATTGCCTATGCCAAGTCCAAGCCAAACGAGATCAACTTCGGATCGCCTGGCAATGGTAGCCCGGCCCAGCTTGCCGGCGAGCTGCTGAACCAGATGGCCGGCTTGAAAATGACGCACGTGGGCTATAAAGGTAGCGGCCCTGCGGTCGTCGACTTGGTGGCCGGCCATATCGGGATGATGATCGACAACATGCCGGCACTGCTGCCGCATGTGCAGAGCGGCAAGCTGCGTGCAATTGCCATCCCCAGCGAAAAGCGCGCCACCGCGATGCCGGACGTGCCCACCTTTGCCGAGGCTGGAATGAAGGACTTTGTGATCACGGCATGGAAAGGTGTGATGGTACCTGCCGGCACGCCGCGCGACGTGGTCAGTAAGCTGCAGACAAGCATTGCCAAGGTCATGGCCAAGCCGGAAATCAAAAAGCGCATGATAGAAATGGGAGCGGAACCCGTCGCTAATACGCCGGAGCAGTTCGGCAGCATCATCAAAAATGAAACCGCATGGTGGGCGGCTCTGGTGAAATCCACCGGCACCAAGCTTGAATGAGCCGGGAAACTGACCGAACCTTATGCCAACGCATCGCGACCGCCAATTATGTTAAGCCATCACCACACGAGCCAGTCCGACCTCGCACTCCTCCGGGAACGGCTGAGGCATTTCATCGAAACCGAAGCCATTCCCCGCGAAAATCCGGTCCTGGCACATGACGTTGACCGGCTCGATGCGGTGACCCGTGATCTGCGGCAAAAGGCACGCGCTGCAGGGCTGTATGCGCCACAGTTGCCGAAAGAGCTGGGCGGCCTCGGCTTGAACTGGCAAGAGCGGGCGCCACTCCTGGAAGAAGCCGGGCGCAGTTTCCTCGGTCCTGGTGCGCTCAACTGCGCGCCGCCTGACCAGCCGAACATGATCAACCTTTTGCGTAACGGCACGCCGGCACAGCAGCAGCGTTACCTGATGCCGCTGATCGAGGGTACGGTGCGTTCCTGTTTTGCAATGACGGAACCGGCACCCGGCGCCGGCTCGGATCCGGGCATGCTGGCGACCAGGGCGGTCAGACAGGGAGGGCATTGGCGCATTAACGGCCATAAGTGGTTCATCAGCGGCGCCGTCGGCGCTGCGTTTGCCATTGTCTTGGCACAGACAGACGAGGGCGCAACCTTGTTCATCGTCGACGCTGACACACCCGGCTATGACGTCGTGCGCAATATCGGGAGTATGGATGGCTACCAGATCGGCGGCCATGGAGAAATCCGGCTTGTTGATTGTGAAGTCGGCGACGATGCGGTGCTGGGAGAAGTCGGCAAGGGCTTCGATTATGCGCAGGAGCGCCTTGAGC is drawn from Noviherbaspirillum saxi and contains these coding sequences:
- a CDS encoding IclR family transcriptional regulator, yielding MNKPVELYIAERREVDPSFGGLLAKGFALLRCFVNEPRPMGNSELVERLQLPRATVSRLCRTLYQLGYLDWDPNLDKYFVGAQVLALGYPYLLGLQVRHIAHPMMQKVADTIEGAVSMGVAHHLEVTYLESCVHKEGTPAKPGAGATRSVLTTAMGRAYLATLSKSNLARILADAEQDRPDEYHAHIDAVRANIANYPKRGFAVNEGDAGLGVHGVGVYSKIVHLNRPLLFNCAMPGSQVKRGMLEKRVAPLLMEMTRSIERAVGLSD
- a CDS encoding CaiB/BaiF CoA transferase family protein, with amino-acid sequence MTHSQPYTPAASGPLSGIRILDMATVLAAPFSATLCGDMGAEVIKLELPDGSDSLRTLAPVDLFWKVTNRGKKGITLDVRKPEGKALFLKLVATVDVLVENFRTGTLDKWGLDIATLHAANPKLIVLRLTGFGQTGPYAARPGFARIFEAMSGFANLTGDMQSGPQHMNYPLGDVVSGLFGAFSIASAIAQRALHPQQHGVEIDLSATEAMLRLLDPLAAEYESEGVSRQRAGNRATYTAPSNMYRTGDGAYITVVGSTAIIFRRLCNAMQRPELADDERFCSNPARMKHVDELDGIIAQWCLAHSYAAIANALEEHGVPFSKIYSIADVVADPHYQSRQALIRLPDPEHGSLPAPCIVPRMTGFEPAPPRTGPALGEHNEEILSSLGVPGNEIDRLRSAGVI
- a CDS encoding DUF1254 domain-containing protein; this encodes MNHPATPVYDTPVYTSALEAYVASAAIPLVIYGYPLTESIRTCRLQTSVAEVTGYGRAPINALSASQRQWTHEDRDIVTPANDLLYFCGWINLADGPVTLAIPARPDPDRYFVVELLDAFTDNFINLGIRNVPATGGTYRLLGPEYSTGSDDANDVRCPTTLVWLLGRVLVNGQHDLDAARSFQSGFAITDHPGSRRPACVDQWVGGDDAAIDFFQNLFAALKEFPPAPHELGLPALLRRVGIRIEEGVDVAGLKPVVVQGLINAYRQGMKLVEANTRSQFKKSWGYSLKLGKWGDDYLLRATTAMKGLGALSADEAVYALGDYDGDGKLLDGAHRYELRFAPGMLPPAEAFWSVSLYGKDFYFIANPIGRYAIGNRTPGLRLENDGGLVITISHEAPADTANWLPAPSGPFYLILRLYHPSAGFIAGQYVIPAVSRID
- a CDS encoding acyl-CoA dehydrogenase family protein, with product MIRDPEGFNIFLGDLRRFVKERLVPHEKTVMERDEVPTEIVRDMAAQGMFGYSIPEQYGGAGMTTEELVLAAMELSQCSVAFRARVGTNTGIGSEALVADGTQEQKKKYLPGLASGEITGCFALTEPDAGSEATALKSTARREGDVYILNGTKCFITNAPIAGVFTVMARTNPAEPGAAGISAFIVERDTPGLSTGAPYRKMGQEGSPVSEVHFNDCRVPAANLIGGEEGVGFRTAMKVLNKQRIHLAALCTGPAIRMLDEAIRFVMERRQFGQQLADFQLIQAMIADCQTEIHAARALILETARQRDRGEDVSLSASICKYFASEMCGRVADRCVQMFGGYGYIADYGIEHFYRDVRLFRLYEGTSQIHQLNIAKRTLATHGYREGK
- a CDS encoding Bug family tripartite tricarboxylate transporter substrate binding protein; this encodes MLKTLLTTVVAAVAIAQPAMAEPGYPAKPIRMIVPFAPGGSTDVVARILSAELKNELGQPIIVENKPGAGGNIGDAAAKSAPDGYTILMAAAGPTVINPSLYSKMSYDPVKDLAPVTMLVREHNLMAINPSIPAKTLQEFIAYAKSKPNEINFGSPGNGSPAQLAGELLNQMAGLKMTHVGYKGSGPAVVDLVAGHIGMMIDNMPALLPHVQSGKLRAIAIPSEKRATAMPDVPTFAEAGMKDFVITAWKGVMVPAGTPRDVVSKLQTSIAKVMAKPEIKKRMIEMGAEPVANTPEQFGSIIKNETAWWAALVKSTGTKLE
- a CDS encoding IclR family transcriptional regulator; translated protein: MRTTAHHPDPSFATTLAHGLGLLQCFRVGSPMLSNKELAERTGLSKATISRLTYTLLARGLLTYDAHLRRYQLGPTALSLGYPLLASLRVRQIARPLMKELADYANGSVSLGIRDRINMVYIETSRGHEAAAFRPDIGASLPIMDSAIGRAWLAQAVAIDCERVLAEIRAQRPAEHTRNVQIVERARKDLAEKGYCVSHGEWQQDVHAIAVPMHTPVDGEILVFNCGVLTSRLKSKTIEDKLGKRLIDMVKQVDAAVFPRHL
- a CDS encoding IclR family transcriptional regulator, with protein sequence MNDNKPDNKPDSEAEEKDPQFATTLARGIDILLSYRVGESLLGNREFVQRTGLSKTTVARLTHTLTCLGYLRHDAKLEKYRLGPAVLSMGYPLLANMQIRQIARPLMREMSVQTGGAVSLGIRDRTHMIYVETSRSTDRLVMTPDIGAPIPILTTAMGRAWLCRAPADERESVLNQIRVKDPEHYQRFYQGAMQAMRSYEQRHYCANRGEWSSDVYGFAVPLSRRLDSNLFVFNCGIPAVNGPYAAIEREVAPKLVSLVRSIEVMLGFT
- a CDS encoding acyl-CoA dehydrogenase family protein produces the protein MLSHHHTSQSDLALLRERLRHFIETEAIPRENPVLAHDVDRLDAVTRDLRQKARAAGLYAPQLPKELGGLGLNWQERAPLLEEAGRSFLGPGALNCAPPDQPNMINLLRNGTPAQQQRYLMPLIEGTVRSCFAMTEPAPGAGSDPGMLATRAVRQGGHWRINGHKWFISGAVGAAFAIVLAQTDEGATLFIVDADTPGYDVVRNIGSMDGYQIGGHGEIRLVDCEVGDDAVLGEVGKGFDYAQERLEPARLSHCMRFIGRASRAMEIAQHYAAHRTSFGQRLSDLQQIQAMVADSHIDLHASRLMSLHCAARMDAEQSVKHESAMTKIFVSEAVYRVADRAVQMMGALGISDDTPVSMILRELRPFRIYDGASELHRATIARRVFREELRP